A section of the Lodderomyces beijingensis strain CBS 14171 genome assembly, chromosome: 2 genome encodes:
- a CDS encoding mitochondrial 54S ribosomal protein uL29m has translation MSFSIKRGLSTTCMRLARTKKLAFTNLNAVKLRTPITPTVSNFDVSPDHPLWQFFPHGASTETALRESEELDMESREWTSAELRLKSFEDLHQLWYIILKERNILAREVRLGQSVNMGDARRWDDLDAKLVKSQKRIKQVLLERHIAFERAQATPEVDEERTQYLDEFKQRYLSGEADEDKFDRLCYAFFGIEPVLNVDTLANDIDVNFVKGVEFQADLKAAKYVQSNPGSELSLPLNGPMEQLPFLLYDVEDAAKQVLDMRSAGVSRELFKIEVIPFLNSAISKHLEGEADNQGLV, from the coding sequence ATGTCGTTTCTGATCAAGAGAGGGCTACTGACCACGTGCATGCGTCTAGCACGCACCAAAAAGCTTGCATTCACCAACCTCAACGCAGTGAAACTACGCACCCCCATCACACCAACGGTCTCCAACTTTGACGTCTCCCCGGACCACCCGCTCTGGCAGTTTTTCCCCCACGGCGCATCCACCGAGACAGCATTACGAGAGTCAGAAGAGTTGGACATGGAGTCGAGGGAATGGACAAGCGCAGAACTTCGACTCAAGTCGTTTGAAGACTTGCACCAGTTGTGGTACATCATCCTCAAGGAACGAAACATTCTCGCGAGGGAGGTGCGTTTGGGCCAGTCTGTCAATATGGGAGACGCAAGGAGGTGGGACGACTTGGACGCCAAGCTCGTGAAGTCGCAAAAGAGAATCAAGCAAGTCTTGTTGGAGCGCCATATTGCATTCGAGAGAGCGCAAGCCACACCCGAGGTTGATGAGGAACGCACACAGTATCTCGACGAGTTCAAACAGCGCTACTTGTCGGGGGAAGCCGACGAAGACAAGTTTGATAGGTTGTGCTATGCGTTTTTCGGAATTGAACCGGTGTTGAATGTCGATACGTTGGCCAACGACATTGATGTCAATTTCGTCAAGGGCGTGGAGTTCCAAGCGGACTTGAAAGCTGCAAAGTATGTGCAGCTGAACCCGGGCAGCGAGTTGTCGTTGCCCTTGAATGGGCCCATGGAACAGTTGCCATTTTTGCTCTATGACGTAGAAGATGCTGCTAAACAGGTCTTGGACATGAGATCGGCCGGTGTGTCACGTGAGCTATTCAAGATCGAAGTTATCCCTTTCTTGAACAGCGCCATTAGCAAACACTTGGAAGGAGAAGCTGACAACCAAGGGCTAGTATAG
- a CDS encoding mitochondrial 54S ribosomal protein bL17m, with amino-acid sequence MVTVNNTLKNVKAHRQSILKNLCANLIRNEYIVTTSAKARKAQPLIEKFLSRSIHANKQYPENDKRPVTKRISEIAIFGYLQNADRTEVGTKVIKELTSRYKNRTQGFTRVIKLEPRLGEDKASMSVLELVDSKYEIKFWFTAKAVAKLELQQIPLDDVTELNVRKLTERRIDGEQKFRDAVETCKREFFKMGVDAEGNQVMDDGVDEKLKLSLESLPNMNRHVGNLKGKLLVSKKFKTKSRPQRAEVQIPQSPFLKQTQM; translated from the coding sequence ATGGTCACAGTCAACAACACCCTCAAGAACGTTAAGGCCCACAGGCAGTCGATATTGAAGAACTTGTGCGCCAATTTGATCCGCAATGAGTATATAGTGACCACCTCAGCCAAGGCCCGCAAGGCACAAcccttgattgaaaaatttttgtcGAGGCTGATCCACGCCAATAAGCAGTACCCGGAAAACGACAAGAGGCCGGTGACAAAGCGGATTAGCGAGATTGCGATTTTTGggtatttgcaaaatgccGACCGCACTGAAGTTGGAACCAAGGtgatcaaggagttgactTCGAGGTACAAGAACAGAACGCAAGGGTTCACCCGTGTTATCAAGTTAGAGCCTAGGCTAGGCGAAGACAAGGCCTCGATGAGcgtgttggagttggtggattCCAAATATGAAATCAAGTTTTGGTTCACTGCCAAGGCCgtggccaagttggagctTCAACAAATCCCCTTGGACGATGTCACCGAGTTGAATGTGCGCAAGCTAACTGAACGGAGAATCGACGGGGAGCAAAAGTTCAGGGATGCTGTGGAGACTTGCAAGCgtgagtttttcaagatgggCGTCGACGCGGAGGGGAATCAGGTGATGGATGACGGTGTAgatgaaaagttgaagttgctgttggagaGTTTACCTAACATGAACCGACACGTTGGAAACTTGAAGGGCAAATTGTTGGTTTCTAAGAAATTCAAGACCAAGCTGAGGCCCCAGAGAGCAGAGGTGCAAATTCCCCAGAGTccgtttttgaaacaaaCACAAATGTGA